AGCTGGCATAGTGAAGCAAGTAGCTATAGGCAGGTGGGCTACTGACAAATTGTATTTGTAAGTGACAAGCAGAAGAATTTACAGATACAACTGGCAAATACAAGTGACTATATAAGCAGATGACGTATGCAAATGGCAAGCATAAGTTGTTACCGGCAGATGTTGGCAGATACAAGATACAGAGGCCAGTGGCTACAAACAGGCATAGGTCTGACAAGTGGCAAGTGTCAGTGGCTATAAACAGGCATAGGTCTGACAAGTGGCAAATGTCAGTGGCTACAAACAGGCATAGCAAGTGTCAGTGGCTACAAACAGCCATAGGTCTGACAAGTGGCAAGTGTCAGTGGCTACAAACAGGCATAGATCTGACAAGTGGCAAGTGTCAGTGGTTACAAACAGGCATAGGTCTGACAAGTAGCAAGTGTCAGTGGCTACAAACAGGCATAGATCTGACAAGTGGCAAGTGTCAGTGGCTACAAACAGGCATAGGTCTGACAAGTAGCAAGTGTCAGTGGCTACAAACAAGCATAGATCTGACAAGTGGCAAGTGTCAGTGGCTACAAACAGGCATAGATCTGACAAGTGGCAAGTGTCAGTGGCTACAAACAGGCATAGATCTGACAAGTGGCAAGTGTCAGTGGCTACAAACAGGCATAGATCTGACAAGTGGCAAGTGTCAGTGGCTACAAACAGGCATAGGTTTGACAAGTGGCAAGTGTCAGTGGCTACAAACAGGCATAAGTCTGACAAGTAGCAAGTGTCAGTGGCTACAAACAGGCATAGGTCTGACAAGTGGCAAGTGTCAGTGGCTACAAACAGGCATAGGTCTGACAAGTGGCAAGTGCCAGTGGCTACAAACAGGCATAGGTCTGACAAGTGGCAAGTGTCAGTGGCTACAAACAGGCATAGATCTGACAAGTGGCAAGTGTCAGTGGCTACAAACAGGCATAGGTCTGAGAAGTGGCAAGTGTCAGTGGCTACAAACAGGCATAGATCTGACAAGTGGCAAGTGCCAGTTGAGCATAGGGGTTAAAAATTAAACACTAGGCAGGTGTAAAGAATATTTGTATAATTGCAACTTGTTGTACCTCTTGTATTTAAATAGACACCAGATAGGTAACATTAATGATACTCATCATTGCTCATGAGAACTCAGGGACACCGCAGGCACGAGCCTAGATACTCTGTATTTACCCGGCACGTTACAATTCGCTTTTGGGTAGTGTCGACGCTATATGAATTCTGTATGCTATAGTCttcaatagatagatagatcaatagatagatagatagatagatagatagatagatagatagatagatagattgattgattgatttttttttttaaattcccatcattcgtttatgacgtcgttatatACGTGAAATGtcaggacgcctttatgacgtcaggccatttcaaaactattttagaATATGTATATCTATTAGAAATGTATGTTTTCTATCGAAAAGGAAGTCCCCATACTGAACTGACGTAAGATTGAAAATATAATAACAAATAAAGACTAATTTTTCACTTTATTCTTATCCTATATACAATCATGAACTCTTCATCAACCAATCATTCCTGAGGCATCAGCGCTTGAGCTGGAAATACAACCGTACGATGCATAAGGATAAATTGTTTTGTCTAACTGAATTAAATACCAGAAGAAATCATTGACCAAGATACATACGGCTTTTCACAAATAAAGTAATGGTTTCCTCCTCTTTCTTTGCCGTGTGTCCAGGGGTTGCATTGGTCATCTGTCCAATACAGATCGGTTCCTTCGAACTTCATAACGAGGCAGTTCATTGTGGTGTTCTTTGAGGGGTAACCTGCGGCCCATTTTGAGAAAGGCCCTACACTGCCTCCAGTCTCTATCCAGCGCCATTGTCCCTCAAAAATGTAGTCATCAGCTCCGATCCAGAACCCCGTTTCCCGAAATTCTACAATTAGAATAAAAAATGCTAAACTATTCTTTCTTTGATGCCATaccattcatttcattttgttttgttcacaCTGCAATAATCCATTTCATTCAGAAGAGATTCCATTGATGGTGTGAACTGTGACGCAGCACATATTTCCTGAAGCGTGTCGTGCCATtccagggccgtaagtagggttctaaatcaggggaggcaggggattgggggccgccgattgactttacgactgaaaatgacactttttaaatcccaatttatcatgtttgtgtttcatttgtactatgtaaagaatcgtaatatggtgtcaaagacaaaggtgcttgtcttcattttaaacatatatcctataatataacatttatataattttattttcttttttgccaaaaaatcagacgaggcagttgcctcgtctgcctcatcggcagttacggccctgcatTCACTCATTGTTCACAGCTGCGGTGGATCCAAAAGGTAATGTTTTTTGCATCAATTTGTAGGTatcaaagaaaaagagaaaaaaaccaTTGggcatgaaaaatatttatatccaAATCTTCATTTATCAGGAAGTTGTAGGTACAACAGAACGCACTGGTTCACAGCCAAGGGTTacggggcgagatcaaaagttcaatgtctgataaaaacttaaaattcaaatagttttctTCAAGACTCCTCACCCCTTTAAGACCatatatgatgaatgttgaaactaattgaTTAGCAAGTAAAACACGATTATGAATAACattctgtataccttttctactgtttatttacagatgaaagtgtacattaaaactatcaaatgttcattagaATGTAATATTATCATGTGGTTTTAAACAGTcgctttttttcttctttttccaCTGAAGTGcaatcaatgtcggatgacaAAAACTTAAGGGATATTTTATCCCCTCCTTCCGTTAACTATTTGATTTAAagttttatccgacatcgatcttttgatctcacccctCACATTGTAGgaatatcaaaagaaagaagaaaaaataaaaataaaaaataaaaataaaaacgtaaaccaacaagaggtactgtgagcactgctcactaagaatacccccgcttaccccaatctcccgaagggtgttgttaataggtataaattacctctttcctaaGTGTAAaaaagggcatgacaaaaccttgggtagtctcttTTCTAGGAGTGTATAAAAACACAACATTGATATTTTTGACCGTTGAGCGAGATATGACGTCATAAACTTCATCCCATTGTGGTTTGGTATTTGGAAATTATAGTATCTCTTAAAGAATTTTGTGAGTAACGGGTCTTTTAGGCTTAAAACTTGTCACCTAATAAGATTATTTTTGTAGTGCTCACAAAAACACGTTTTTTATGGGGGAAAATAGtatgaaagaaaattttgacCTAACAAATTCAAACTGACTACATGCATTTTGGAACACGTGTCTTTATCATATGAAAATGTGCATCAAATTACTAGAGTGAACATATTTGTATTAACTGTCCTATTCTATGATATTTATGATTGTTCAGACTCTTTATGTACATACCATGTAGAACGGTGAGGACCTGGGTAACGAAATTATGTTTCTCCTCGTTGTCATCCGTCATTAGATATGCTCCGTACTTTCTGCATTCTCTCTACAAAAAATAAGCAAATTTAACACCGACCAAGTCATGTACGAGTGCTGCAACGTTCTTTAAAATGACACGTGAAATTCGTGAAGTGACGACGAAGTGAAGCAACCCCTTACCGCGGCGTCCACCCAGCCTCTTGGATGGTTACTGAAGTGTAAACACTCCCCTTGATATTCAGACCACTCCAAGGGGCATCCTCCGAGAACGAGCAACACGCCTGGAAATCCATATAATCTAcattatcaactttgttataacaatttcaataatttctaGTCTTTTCTCACAGGGCTAATACTATGTATTGCAGGGAAGAGTTGTCAAACTTTTTTCGCAAagta
Above is a genomic segment from Ostrea edulis chromosome 3, xbOstEdul1.1, whole genome shotgun sequence containing:
- the LOC130052882 gene encoding perlucin-like protein isoform X2, which translates into the protein MANGLGTAVVFTCCVLLVLGGCPLEWSEYQGECLHFSNHPRGWVDAARECRKYGAYLMTDDNEEKHNFVTQVLTVLHEFRETGFWIGADDYIFEGQWRWIETGGSVGPFSKWAAGYPSKNTTMNCLVMKFEGTDLYWTDDQCNPWTHGKERGGNHYFICEKPSSADASGMIG
- the LOC130052882 gene encoding perlucin-like protein isoform X1 → MANGLGTAVVFTCCVLLVLGGCPLEWSEYQGECLHFSNHPRGWVDAARECRKYGAYLMTDDNEEKHNFVTQVLTVLHEFRETGFWIGADDYIFEGQWRWIETGGSVGPFSKWAAGYPSKNTTMNCLVMKFEGTDLYWTDDQCNPWTHGKERGGNHYFICEKPYVSWSMISSGI